From Gossypium raimondii isolate GPD5lz chromosome 11, ASM2569854v1, whole genome shotgun sequence:
aaaaagaaaaaacacagAATTCTTAGCTGCATTAGGCAGaccttttaaatgatatatggTACTAGTTGAACAATGGAAGACTCAAGATCACAGCATATAGTTCAATTTACTAGTTGAGCTAATCTCCCCTCTCTGGCATCATGCTTCATGCTGCAACTTAATGGCATAGCAAACAAAAACTACGAAAACTCGCAGTACACTGATCAAGTTGCATAGATCTTTCTATATCTAAAGACCCAAAGTACTAATAACCATTAAAAGCACATACCAAACCATACAGGTCAAGTCAGAACTAATTAACTTTGCAATTGAAGAACATAATACAATAGTTGACTATCCAACCAATAGATTAAAGCTTAGCTATTTATTGGTGATCCTCCACCAACTAATTTTACCATGGCATGCATGCTTTCATTTGCTCGTGTCTGTGCCTCAGTGTGTGAGAGCGAGCAAGATCTGCCTATTGGGGATTATTTGATTAATGATTACCACACTAGTAAACGCAGGTTCATAAATCGTTAGAGAATGATCAGGAAGGTTAAGAACATGGATGACCTCCGCTCTACATGAGAACAACATTAAACATAGTACAGAAAACCACAATTACAGGCATACCTTAGATAACTCATTATCCATGTAACCAAAGCTTTGGTTTAAGCCAGTTAGCCCAAACAAATCATCCATATGCCATGACTGAATGCCTCCAGCTGTAGAACCCCCACCATATGACACTTTTGTCGGCACGCTGTTCTCAACTCCGATAATAGACGGAAGAACTTCATTGCATTCACTAATAAATGACATAGGAGCGTCCCTTTTAGACATAGAATCGGATTTAGTTTCTGAAGTCTTTTCACTAGAAGGTGATTTGATATAGGATGAAGATCCAACAGGGTCAGTTGTTGTGTCAAGACCAACTTTGACTCCAGTAAGCACAAATCTCTGGTGACTAGAGACATAAGGATTTGCTGTATGTATAGCAATATCACATTTTCGGCAGAGTAAAGCTCGGTCTTGCAAACAGAAGAAAAACCCAGATGTTTCCTGTCA
This genomic window contains:
- the LOC105761343 gene encoding B-box zinc finger protein 22, whose translation is MRIQCNVCEVAEAKVLCCSDEAALCLECDEKVHAANKLASKHQRVPLSSSSSHMPTCDICQETSGFFFCLQDRALLCRKCDIAIHTANPYVSSHQRFVLTGVKVGLDTTTDPVGSSSYIKSPSSEKTSETKSDSMSKRDAPMSFISECNEVLPSIIGVENSVPTKVSYGGGSTAGGIQSWHMDDLFGLTGLNQSFGYMDNELSKADSGKCGDSDGSPFLRPAEEEVFDDEYMGQVPESHWAVPQVPSPPTASGLYWPKDSHNQSDSAVFVPDISWSSVENPFH